One stretch of Hymenobacter chitinivorans DSM 11115 DNA includes these proteins:
- a CDS encoding RecQ family ATP-dependent DNA helicase, whose product MSDLPTDDILLVLRQTWGHSAFRPMQEDIIRSVLAGQDTLALLPTGGGKSICFQVPALARPGLCLVVSPLIALMKDQVENLRKRGIKAEAVYAGMSHTEIDQTLDNCVYGPVKFLYVSPERLLTDMFQARVKKMKVSLLAVDEAHCLSQWGYDFRPPYLRIAELRELLPGVPCIALTATATEQVRQDIVEKLHFGVNHRVFQQSFARPNLSYSVLATEDKLRRLEEVVRGVGADKTSIVYARTRRQTEDTAAFLQQAGVKAAPYHAGLPSEQRTRTQQEWMQNRIRCIVATNAFGMGIDKPDVRLVVHLDAPDNLEAYYQEAGRAGRDEKYAFAVLLQAPNDADELRRRTQQAFPPLDTVRRVYQALANFSRTAVGGGELVAFDFDLQQFAETYRIKALDAHNSLRTLEREGFVQVNEAVNNPARVHIPIDHTDLYRFQVANAQHDQLIKSLLRFNGGELFTGFQRISENSLAQHLKKSVLDVRKMLVFLHRSGIIQYQPKHESPQALFTTGRYDADKLPLDQKRLNQARELALHKTESVIRYADGGRCRQQLLLEYFGELDAVPCKVCDYCLAQKKAQQAPAPAAGLREQLVQLLKAAPQTPREVLTHFAPGQATEVTEQLRELVELGQLRYAPDGRLG is encoded by the coding sequence TTGTCAGACCTACCTACCGACGATATTCTGCTGGTCTTGCGCCAGACCTGGGGCCACTCGGCTTTCCGGCCCATGCAGGAAGACATTATCCGCTCGGTGCTGGCTGGGCAGGATACCCTGGCCTTGCTGCCCACTGGTGGCGGCAAAAGCATTTGCTTTCAGGTGCCCGCCCTGGCCCGGCCGGGCCTGTGCCTGGTCGTCTCCCCGCTGATTGCCCTGATGAAAGACCAGGTGGAAAACCTGCGCAAGCGCGGCATCAAGGCCGAAGCGGTGTACGCGGGGATGAGCCACACTGAAATCGACCAGACGCTGGACAACTGCGTGTACGGGCCGGTGAAGTTCCTGTACGTAAGTCCGGAGCGGCTGCTGACCGACATGTTTCAGGCCCGCGTCAAGAAGATGAAGGTGAGTTTGCTGGCCGTGGATGAGGCGCACTGCCTTTCTCAGTGGGGGTATGACTTCCGGCCGCCCTACTTACGCATTGCCGAGCTGCGGGAGCTGCTGCCGGGCGTGCCCTGCATTGCCCTCACGGCCACGGCTACCGAGCAAGTGCGCCAGGATATTGTGGAAAAGCTGCATTTTGGGGTCAACCACCGCGTTTTTCAGCAGAGCTTCGCCCGGCCGAACCTGTCGTACTCGGTGCTGGCTACCGAAGACAAGCTGCGGCGGCTGGAGGAAGTAGTGCGCGGGGTGGGGGCCGACAAAACCAGTATCGTGTATGCCCGCACCCGGCGCCAGACGGAGGATACAGCGGCGTTTCTGCAGCAGGCGGGTGTAAAAGCTGCACCCTACCACGCCGGTTTGCCCTCCGAGCAGCGCACCCGCACCCAGCAGGAGTGGATGCAGAACCGCATCCGGTGCATTGTGGCCACCAACGCCTTTGGTATGGGCATCGACAAGCCCGACGTGCGCCTGGTAGTGCACCTCGACGCGCCGGATAATCTGGAGGCCTACTATCAGGAAGCGGGCCGGGCCGGGCGCGACGAGAAGTACGCCTTTGCCGTGCTCTTGCAGGCTCCCAATGATGCCGACGAGTTGCGCCGCCGCACCCAGCAGGCCTTTCCTCCCCTCGATACGGTGCGGCGGGTGTACCAGGCGTTGGCTAATTTCTCGCGCACGGCCGTGGGCGGTGGCGAGTTGGTAGCCTTCGACTTCGACTTGCAGCAGTTTGCCGAAACCTACCGTATCAAGGCCCTGGACGCACACAACAGCCTGCGGACCCTGGAGCGGGAAGGCTTCGTGCAGGTGAACGAGGCCGTCAACAACCCCGCCCGGGTGCACATTCCCATCGACCACACCGATTTGTACCGCTTTCAGGTGGCCAATGCCCAGCACGACCAGCTCATCAAAAGCTTGCTGCGCTTCAACGGTGGGGAGCTGTTCACCGGCTTTCAGCGGATTTCGGAAAACAGCCTGGCCCAGCACCTGAAAAAAAGCGTGCTGGACGTGCGCAAAATGCTCGTATTCCTCCACCGCTCGGGCATTATCCAGTACCAGCCCAAGCACGAATCACCCCAGGCCTTGTTCACGACGGGCCGCTACGACGCCGACAAGCTGCCCCTGGACCAGAAGCGCCTCAACCAGGCCCGGGAGCTAGCCCTGCACAAAACCGAGTCGGTAATTCGTTACGCTGATGGGGGCCGCTGCCGCCAGCAGCTGCTGCTGGAGTATTTTGGGGAGCTGGACGCCGTCCCCTGCAAGGTGTGCGACTATTGCCTGGCCCAGAAAAAAGCCCAGCAGGCCCCGGCGCCGGCGGCCGGATTGCGCGAGCAACTCGTGCAACTGCTCAAAGCCGCGCCCCAGACGCCCCGGGAAGTGCTGACCCATTTTGCGCCCGGGCAAGCCACCGAAGTTACCGAGCAACTGCGGGAGCTGGTCGAGCTGGGCCAGCTGCGCTACGCGCCCGACGGGCGGTTGGGGTAA
- a CDS encoding glycoside hydrolase family 113 produces MVASFSARHWLWAGPAAALGLLLTVAAAWWYWPHSPAPRPAAAPPARPLAELLADDRFRGVSWVAGDSITAADLEPLTQAHVTWIAQTPFGWQPSATVPAVQLHTGTRTGQSRRRGLWGETDYGLIYTAQLAQQRGIQTLLKPHLWVRGPGAWPGNIDMATPAAWQAWFASYSVFILHYAQMAEENHFGALCIGTELGKTVSHEKEWRTLIKEVRRVYHGPLTYAANWSGEYEQVRFWDALDFIGIQAYFPLSKNSSPPPAELRAAWQAHQAAIERVRKKYRKPVVFTEAGYRNTADAAIEPWTWPDRTAVFFTSDEQTQANCYAALFETFWPQPWFKGLFVWKWYPGLAPDGPARRHADFTPQHKPAEQVMARWFGQ; encoded by the coding sequence ATGGTTGCTTCGTTTTCTGCGCGCCATTGGCTCTGGGCCGGCCCCGCAGCAGCCCTGGGTCTGCTGCTGACCGTGGCAGCGGCCTGGTGGTACTGGCCCCACTCGCCCGCCCCCCGGCCCGCAGCTGCCCCCCCGGCCCGGCCCCTGGCCGAGCTGCTGGCCGATGACCGCTTCCGGGGCGTGAGTTGGGTAGCCGGCGATTCAATTACGGCCGCCGATCTGGAGCCTCTGACCCAGGCCCACGTCACCTGGATAGCTCAAACGCCCTTTGGCTGGCAGCCCAGCGCCACGGTGCCCGCCGTGCAGCTGCATACCGGCACCCGCACCGGGCAAAGCCGGCGGCGCGGCCTCTGGGGCGAAACCGACTACGGCTTGATCTATACGGCCCAGCTGGCCCAGCAGCGCGGTATCCAGACTTTGCTAAAGCCCCACCTCTGGGTGCGGGGCCCCGGGGCTTGGCCCGGCAATATCGACATGGCGACGCCCGCCGCGTGGCAGGCCTGGTTTGCTTCCTACTCCGTTTTTATACTGCACTACGCTCAAATGGCCGAAGAAAATCACTTTGGCGCGCTTTGCATTGGTACGGAGCTGGGCAAAACTGTGAGCCACGAGAAAGAATGGCGTACTCTTATTAAAGAGGTACGCCGCGTGTATCACGGCCCGCTCACGTACGCTGCCAACTGGAGCGGCGAGTACGAGCAGGTCCGGTTCTGGGATGCGCTGGACTTTATCGGCATCCAAGCCTATTTCCCGCTGAGCAAGAACTCGAGTCCGCCCCCGGCTGAGCTGCGGGCCGCCTGGCAAGCCCACCAGGCGGCCATCGAACGGGTACGGAAGAAATACCGGAAGCCTGTAGTCTTCACCGAAGCTGGCTACCGCAACACTGCCGACGCGGCCATTGAGCCCTGGACTTGGCCCGACCGCACGGCCGTATTCTTCACTTCTGATGAGCAAACCCAGGCCAACTGCTACGCCGCTTTGTTTGAGACGTTCTGGCCCCAGCCCTGGTTCAAGGGGCTGTTTGTCTGGAAATGGTACCCCGGCCTAGCCCCCGACGGCCCCGCCCGCCGCCACGCCGATTTCACGCCCCAGCACAAGCCCGCCGAGCAGGTTATGGCCCGCTGGTTTGGGCAATAA
- a CDS encoding ABC transporter ATP-binding protein, whose translation MLQAINVRKKYNTLEVLRGIDLTIEKSEIVSIVGSSGAGKSTLLHILGTLDNPDSGEVLFDGTSVSSLGRSDLARFRNRHIGFIFQFHNLLPEFTALENVCLPAYLAGRSEKETRVRARELLGMLNLERRADHKPSEMSGGEQQRTAVARALINSPEIIFADEPSGNLDSQNAQELHQIFFLLRKELGQTFVIVTHNDQLAEMADRKITMRDGNIWEG comes from the coding sequence TTGCTGCAGGCCATCAACGTTCGGAAGAAATACAACACGCTGGAAGTGCTCCGGGGCATCGATCTGACAATTGAAAAGTCGGAAATCGTGTCGATTGTCGGCTCCTCGGGGGCTGGAAAAAGTACGCTGCTGCACATTTTGGGCACTCTGGACAACCCCGACTCGGGCGAGGTGCTGTTCGATGGTACTTCGGTCAGCTCGCTGGGTCGCTCCGACCTGGCCCGGTTTCGTAATCGCCACATTGGCTTTATCTTCCAGTTTCACAACCTGCTGCCCGAGTTCACGGCCCTGGAAAACGTGTGCTTGCCGGCTTACCTAGCCGGCCGCTCGGAAAAGGAAACCCGGGTGCGGGCCCGTGAATTGCTGGGTATGCTCAACCTGGAACGCCGCGCCGACCATAAGCCTTCCGAAATGAGCGGCGGGGAGCAGCAGCGCACGGCCGTAGCCCGGGCTCTGATCAACTCCCCCGAAATTATCTTCGCCGACGAGCCCAGCGGCAACCTCGATTCCCAGAATGCCCAGGAGCTGCACCAGATTTTCTTTCTGCTGCGCAAAGAGCTGGGTCAAACCTTCGTGATTGTGACCCACAACGACCAGCTGGCCGAAATGGCCGACCGCAAGATTACCATGCGCGACGGCAACATCTGGGAAGGCTAG
- a CDS encoding putative quinol monooxygenase produces the protein MSTEADIYCVAAEWLVQPGHEETVGRLLREAAQAVRANEPGNLVYTAHQSTEEPGRFFIYEQYVNQAAQLAHRETADFKRIVLGQIVPLLAERKTTFYRLLL, from the coding sequence ATGAGTACTGAAGCAGATATCTATTGCGTAGCGGCCGAGTGGCTGGTGCAACCTGGGCACGAGGAAACGGTGGGCCGCCTGCTGCGGGAAGCGGCCCAAGCCGTGCGCGCCAACGAGCCCGGCAACCTGGTGTACACCGCCCATCAGTCGACCGAGGAGCCGGGGCGCTTCTTCATCTACGAGCAGTACGTGAACCAGGCCGCTCAGCTGGCCCACCGCGAAACGGCCGACTTCAAGCGTATCGTGCTGGGCCAGATTGTGCCCCTGCTGGCCGAGCGCAAAACCACTTTCTACCGGCTGCTGCTGTAA
- the sucC gene encoding ADP-forming succinate--CoA ligase subunit beta codes for MNIHEYQGKEILKSYGVRVQEGIVADTAEEAVEAAKKLTADTGTSWHVIKAQIHAGGRGKGGGVKLAKNLEQVKEIAGQIIGMQLVTKQTGAEGRKVHKVLVAQDVYYPGASEPKEYYMSVLLDRTSGKNVIIYTTEGGMDIEEVAEAHPEKIHKEIIDPRVGLQGFQARKIAFNLGTEGEAFKEMVKFVTALYKAYDDTDSSMFEINPVLKTSDNKILAVDAKVTLDENALYRHKDFVALRDTNEEDPLEVEASASNLNYVKLDGNVGCMVNGAGLAMATMDIIKLSGGEPANFLDVGGGANAQTVEAGFRIILKDPNVKAILINIFGGIVRCDRVANGVVEAYKNIGDIKVPIIVRLQGTNAEEGARIIDESGLKVYSAVLLKDAAQKVKEVLAAQNA; via the coding sequence ATGAACATTCACGAGTATCAGGGTAAAGAAATCCTCAAAAGCTACGGCGTCCGCGTGCAGGAAGGCATTGTGGCCGACACCGCGGAAGAAGCTGTAGAAGCGGCCAAAAAGCTGACCGCCGACACCGGCACCAGCTGGCACGTGATTAAGGCCCAGATCCACGCGGGTGGCCGCGGCAAAGGGGGCGGGGTGAAACTCGCCAAAAACCTGGAGCAGGTAAAAGAAATTGCCGGCCAGATTATCGGCATGCAGCTCGTAACCAAGCAAACCGGTGCCGAAGGCCGCAAAGTGCACAAAGTGCTGGTAGCCCAGGACGTGTACTACCCCGGTGCTTCCGAGCCCAAGGAATACTACATGAGCGTGCTGCTCGACCGGACTTCGGGCAAGAACGTCATCATCTACACCACCGAGGGTGGCATGGACATCGAGGAAGTAGCTGAGGCGCACCCCGAGAAAATCCACAAGGAAATCATCGACCCCCGCGTGGGTCTGCAGGGCTTCCAGGCCCGCAAAATTGCCTTCAACCTCGGCACCGAGGGCGAAGCCTTCAAGGAAATGGTGAAGTTCGTAACGGCCCTTTATAAGGCCTATGACGACACCGATTCCTCGATGTTCGAAATTAACCCCGTCCTCAAAACGTCGGACAACAAGATCCTGGCCGTGGACGCCAAGGTAACCCTCGACGAAAACGCCCTCTACCGCCACAAGGACTTCGTAGCCCTGCGCGACACCAACGAGGAAGACCCGCTGGAAGTAGAGGCCTCGGCCTCGAACCTGAACTACGTGAAGCTCGACGGCAACGTGGGCTGCATGGTCAACGGCGCCGGCTTGGCCATGGCTACCATGGACATCATTAAGCTCTCGGGCGGGGAGCCCGCCAACTTCCTCGACGTAGGGGGTGGAGCTAATGCCCAGACCGTAGAAGCCGGTTTCCGTATCATCCTGAAGGACCCGAATGTGAAGGCCATCCTGATTAACATCTTTGGTGGCATCGTACGCTGCGACCGGGTGGCCAACGGTGTGGTAGAAGCCTACAAGAACATCGGCGACATCAAAGTGCCGATTATCGTGCGTCTGCAGGGTACCAACGCCGAAGAAGGCGCCCGCATCATCGACGAGAGCGGCCTGAAGGTGTACTCGGCCGTATTGCTGAAAGATGCCGCTCAGAAAGTAAAAGAAGTTTTGGCCGCCCAAAACGCTTAA
- a CDS encoding type 1 glutamine amidotransferase domain-containing protein, translating to MNILMVLTSHDELGNTGHKTGFWLEEFAAPYYVFKDAGATLTLASPAGGQPPLDPKSDDPGAQTDATRRFKSDPAAQQALASTVKLASVSAADYDAVFYPGGHGPLWDLAEDQKSIELIESFYAAGKPVAAVCHAPGVLRHVKAANCEPLVKGKQVAGFTNSEEAAVQLTDVVPFLVEDMLVAHGANYSKGADWQPYVVTEGHLITGQNPASSEPAAEELLKLLKK from the coding sequence ATGAACATTCTGATGGTATTGACTTCCCACGACGAGCTGGGAAACACGGGCCACAAAACCGGCTTCTGGCTGGAAGAGTTTGCCGCTCCCTACTACGTTTTTAAAGACGCCGGCGCGACCCTGACCCTGGCCTCCCCCGCCGGTGGGCAGCCACCCCTCGACCCCAAGAGTGACGACCCCGGCGCCCAGACCGATGCTACCCGGCGCTTCAAAAGTGACCCGGCTGCCCAGCAAGCCCTGGCCAGCACGGTAAAGCTCGCCTCCGTATCGGCTGCCGACTACGACGCGGTATTCTACCCCGGTGGCCACGGCCCGCTCTGGGATTTGGCCGAGGACCAAAAGTCGATTGAGTTGATTGAAAGCTTTTACGCCGCCGGCAAACCGGTGGCGGCCGTCTGCCACGCGCCCGGCGTCCTGCGCCACGTGAAAGCCGCCAACTGCGAGCCGCTGGTGAAAGGCAAGCAAGTAGCGGGCTTCACCAACTCCGAAGAAGCCGCCGTACAGCTCACCGACGTGGTGCCGTTTTTGGTGGAAGACATGCTGGTAGCCCACGGTGCCAACTACTCCAAAGGCGCCGACTGGCAGCCGTATGTAGTCACCGAAGGCCACTTAATTACGGGCCAGAACCCGGCTTCCTCGGAGCCGGCTGCCGAAGAGCTGCTCAAGCTGCTGAAAAAGTAA